From one Hirundo rustica isolate bHirRus1 chromosome W, bHirRus1.pri.v3, whole genome shotgun sequence genomic stretch:
- the LOC120764913 gene encoding uncharacterized protein LOC120764913, whose product MQVCHQCDTRPTHHGRNSRGMQQGGDTTARCSNFRRSCGKSCQRSICKFSTKTVLQVWQTRAFQEGLPTSYKQCRLIRSLSGMREEEASPCKKQCEWRNSVGKLQKERESSARDDTSDGDDSRAGSARGTIIGEQHSDTLSRTICRIPSDPELLPPGAQCDLATSKVICFLDDNYTVIPTGVTGSSWKRQDFLIIGKDRSSVLGLVIYPSVISADHNDELTVLAKPHQLPLIIPPNTSIARAIALPPHAAEQVLPVLREQDPPSGIGGNTLCLQSEDAIVVSGPGGKTAIIRPFVVQRPITVWGRDILVQWGVRLEVDF is encoded by the exons ATGCAAGTGTGTCATCAGTGCGATACCAGGCCAACCCACCATGGCAGAAATtctagaggcatgcagcaaggtggggacaccacagcacgTTGCAGCAATTTTAGGAGATCAtgtggaaaaagctgtcaaagaagcatttgcaaattttcaacaaagacagtgttacaagtgtggcaaACCAGGGCATTTCAAGAAGGACTGCCCACAAGTTACAAACAATGCAGACTCATCAGATCATTGTCCGGCATGCGGGAGGAAGAAGCATCGCCCTGCAAGAAACAATGTGAGTGGAGGAACTCAGTCGGGAAACTCCAGAAGGAGCGCGAATCGTCAGCACGCGACGACACAAGTGATGGCGATGACTCAAGAGCAGGCTCCGCAAGGGGGACAATCATCGGGGAACAGCATTCTGACACCCTCAGCAGGACAATTTGTAGGATCCCCAGCGATCCAGAGTTACTACCACCAGGGGCGCAATGCGACTTGGCAACTTCCAAAGTGATATGCTTTTTGGATGACAATTATACAGTGATACCCACGGGTGTCACTGGGtcctcgtggaagaggcaggactttctaattataggtaaggacagaagcagtgttttgggacttgttatttacccttctgtcatttcagcagatcaCAATGATGAGTTGACAGTTTTAGCGAAGCCTCATCAGCTTCCATTGATCATTCCCCCGAACACCTCGATTGCCAGGGCAATTGCATTGCCACcccatgctgcagaacaagtcTTGCCAGTGCTCCGGGAACAAGATCCTCCTTCAG GCATAGGGGGGAAcaccttgtgtctgcagagtgaaGATGCGATTGTTGTCTCGGGGCCAGGAGGTAAGACTGCAATCATTCGCCCATTTGTTGTGCAAAGACCCAtcacagtgtggggaagggacaTTTTAGTGCAATGGGGCGTGAGGttggaagtggatttttag